One segment of Gammaproteobacteria bacterium DNA contains the following:
- a CDS encoding transposase, with the protein MITNRTLGSIDTQVVQNENQVRWFIEQLHRELKQLTGIERCQCRKQRAQRNHFACCYHAWFSLKVIAKKTGQTLYQIKHSL; encoded by the coding sequence GTGATTACGAATCGTACTCTAGGTTCTATTGACACGCAGGTGGTTCAAAATGAGAACCAGGTGCGTTGGTTTATAGAGCAACTGCATCGAGAACTTAAACAACTGACCGGCATTGAACGGTGTCAATGTCGTAAACAGCGCGCACAACGTAATCATTTCGCTTGTTGCTATCACGCTTGGTTTTCACTCAAAGTGATCGCTAAAAAAACAGGTCAGACACTTTATCAAATTAAACACAGTTTATAG
- a CDS encoding transposase, producing MSGVFIAFLEKALEGRERPLIVITDNASYHTSKEVKAFLETHRKQIRLFFLPPHSPELNPDEQVWNEIKNDHLEKEPIKNRADFRARVYSALEKLKEFQERVKSFFRLPDTQYANPEKAPA from the coding sequence GTGAGTGGGGTTTTCATTGCCTTTTTAGAGAAGGCATTAGAGGGTCGAGAGCGCCCATTAATTGTCATCACGGACAATGCGTCTTATCATACCTCGAAAGAAGTCAAAGCCTTTCTTGAGACGCATCGAAAACAAATCCGCTTGTTCTTTCTTCCCCCCCACTCGCCAGAGTTAAATCCGGATGAACAGGTTTGGAATGAGATCAAAAATGATCATCTGGAAAAGGAGCCAATTAAAAACCGGGCTGATTTCAGAGCGCGCGTTTATTCTGCTTTGGAAAAGCTAAAAGAATTTCAGGAAAGGGTCAAATCATTTTTTAGGCTCCCTGATACTCAATACGCTAATCCTGAAAAAGCTCCAGCATGA
- a CDS encoding IS630 family transposase has product MNAEWMFDARKIPDEVMNYIRRIAVRAVEEKHYGPELVADFLGIDRTSIYDWLRNYRYEGEEALDTRKALGATCVMTPDIDRWLKETILNTTPADHGYDTVLWTLEIMVNLLKEYFGLWVSDATVRLHLHQLGLSCQKPCYHALNQDQEEVKKFINEEFKEIQKRAQELGADIAFQDESWVQGHTRSGRTWGLVGHPPEIKVSDDRGGFHILSMVTATGELIFEVTTQK; this is encoded by the coding sequence ATGAACGCGGAATGGATGTTTGATGCACGTAAAATACCGGATGAAGTGATGAATTACATCCGGCGTATTGCGGTTCGCGCGGTCGAAGAGAAGCATTATGGTCCGGAGCTTGTTGCTGATTTTTTGGGTATCGACCGAACGAGTATTTATGATTGGCTTCGCAACTATCGTTATGAAGGAGAAGAAGCCCTGGATACCCGGAAAGCGCTCGGCGCCACGTGTGTGATGACTCCGGATATTGATCGATGGTTAAAAGAAACGATACTCAATACGACGCCGGCGGATCATGGCTATGATACGGTTTTATGGACTTTAGAGATCATGGTTAATTTATTGAAAGAGTACTTTGGTTTATGGGTATCGGATGCCACGGTTCGTCTGCATTTACATCAATTAGGACTGAGTTGTCAAAAACCTTGTTATCATGCCTTAAACCAGGATCAGGAGGAAGTTAAAAAGTTTATTAATGAAGAATTTAAAGAGATTCAGAAGCGGGCTCAAGAACTTGGAGCGGATATTGCGTTTCAGGATGAGTCATGGGTTCAAGGCCATACGCGTTCTGGACGGACGTGGGGCTTAGTCGGTCATCCGCCTGAAATTAAAGTGAGTGATGACCGGGGTGGGTTTCACATTTTATCGATGGTTACGGCGACGGGCGAGTTAATATTTGAAGTGACCACTCAAAAATGA
- a CDS encoding IS982 family transposase — protein sequence MPLEDFIITVFCWVDEHLNALLGDHCLRSRGFAPKLNDSEVITMEVVGEFLGLDTDVGIWKYFGRHWPSWFPELGSRTTFAQQAANLWVIKQRLHQQLLIELGAATDPIRLVDGCPLPLCVLTRAPHCRLFPAVADFGYCAAKKQYYYGLHGHLMVTIHGVITAWTVTPATGDEREALWDLTEGVQGWVIGDKGYLSAFLQTELATTGIDLQTPLRANMIDPRPPWAVQQLTRTRRLVETVIGQLTEPFHFEKIRARDVWHLTSRIARKVLAHTLGIFMNRQVGRSDLQFEGLIA from the coding sequence AATGCCCTGCTCGGGGATCACTGCTTACGCTCGCGAGGCTTCGCCCCCAAGCTGAATGATAGTGAAGTGATCACGATGGAAGTCGTCGGCGAGTTCTTAGGGCTGGATACGGATGTGGGCATCTGGAAGTACTTCGGTCGTCATTGGCCGTCGTGGTTCCCGGAACTCGGATCGCGGACGACGTTTGCCCAGCAGGCGGCGAATCTGTGGGTGATCAAGCAGCGGCTTCATCAGCAGCTGCTGATCGAGTTGGGGGCGGCGACGGACCCGATTCGCTTGGTGGATGGTTGCCCTCTGCCCCTCTGTGTGTTGACCCGTGCCCCGCACTGTCGGTTATTTCCTGCGGTGGCGGATTTTGGCTATTGTGCGGCAAAGAAGCAGTACTATTACGGGCTTCACGGTCATCTGATGGTCACGATCCATGGCGTCATCACGGCGTGGACGGTGACGCCCGCTACGGGTGATGAACGCGAGGCGTTGTGGGATTTGACCGAAGGTGTTCAGGGTTGGGTGATCGGCGACAAAGGTTACCTGAGCGCCTTTCTTCAGACGGAACTGGCCACGACCGGGATTGACTTGCAAACCCCCTTGCGGGCCAACATGATCGATCCGCGTCCCCCGTGGGCTGTCCAGCAGCTTACGAGAACCCGCCGCCTCGTGGAAACGGTCATCGGTCAGCTCACCGAGCCATTCCATTTTGAGAAAATCCGGGCGCGGGATGTGTGGCACTTGACGAGTCGGATCGCCCGAAAAGTCTTAGCGCACACCTTGGGTATTTTCATGAACCGACAAGTCGGTCGGTCAGACCTCCAGTTTGAGGGCCTGATCGCCTGA